A window of the Vibrio pomeroyi genome harbors these coding sequences:
- a CDS encoding ABC transporter ATP-binding protein, whose product MATLDLKQIRKTYRNADNETLKGIDISIDSGEFLILVGPSGCGKSTLMNTIAGLENISSGEIVIDGVDVAQVEPKDRDIAMVFQSYALYPNMTVRGNIAFGLKIRKMPQDEIDAEVNRVAEMLQIEQLLDRKPSQLSGGQRQRVAMGRALARRPKLYLFDEPLSNLDAKLRVEMRHQIKRLHQKLNTTIVYVTHDQIEAMTLADRIAVMKDGELQQLGTPQEIYTKPNNMFVAGFMGSPSMNFIKTMVDLDDEQNPIIKVTGTAEQEHHIRLPQSMREQDGKEVVIGLRPEHITEQESEDVSATTKLDLQLEVLEPTGPDTIAMVKVNDQEVACRLSPEFEVSVGQMAPLHFDLSKAVFFDAQTEARIDF is encoded by the coding sequence ATGGCAACATTAGATTTAAAACAGATCCGTAAAACCTATCGCAACGCGGACAACGAAACGTTAAAGGGCATCGACATCAGTATCGATTCGGGGGAATTTTTGATACTTGTCGGCCCTTCGGGGTGTGGGAAATCCACCCTAATGAACACCATTGCTGGGCTAGAGAATATTAGCTCGGGTGAGATTGTGATTGATGGTGTTGATGTGGCTCAGGTTGAACCCAAAGACCGCGACATCGCGATGGTATTCCAATCATACGCACTTTATCCAAACATGACGGTACGCGGCAATATCGCCTTCGGCTTGAAGATCCGCAAGATGCCACAAGACGAAATCGATGCAGAAGTGAATCGAGTTGCTGAAATGCTACAAATCGAACAACTGCTTGATCGTAAACCATCACAGCTATCTGGTGGCCAGCGCCAACGTGTAGCAATGGGCCGTGCTCTGGCGCGTCGTCCTAAGCTGTATCTATTCGATGAGCCGCTTTCTAACTTGGATGCCAAGTTGCGTGTTGAGATGCGTCATCAGATTAAACGTCTGCACCAAAAGCTGAACACTACCATTGTTTATGTCACCCATGACCAAATCGAGGCGATGACTTTAGCGGACCGTATTGCAGTGATGAAAGATGGTGAACTGCAGCAACTCGGTACGCCGCAAGAGATCTACACCAAGCCAAATAACATGTTCGTGGCGGGCTTTATGGGTTCACCATCTATGAACTTCATTAAGACCATGGTGGATTTGGATGATGAGCAGAATCCAATCATCAAAGTGACGGGTACGGCTGAACAAGAGCATCACATTCGATTGCCACAAAGTATGCGTGAGCAAGATGGCAAAGAAGTGGTGATAGGCCTGCGCCCTGAACACATCACTGAGCAGGAGAGTGAAGATGTGTCGGCAACGACCAAGCTAGACTTGCAGTTAGAAGTACTAGAACCAACAGGGCCAGATACGATTGCTATGGTGAAAGTGAACGACCAAGAAGTGGCATGTCGCTTGTCGCCAGAATTTGAAGTGTCAGTTGGGCAAATGGCGCCGCTGCATTTTGACTTATCAAAGGCGGTATTCTTTGATGCTCAGACTGAAGCGAGAATTGATTTTTAG
- a CDS encoding carbohydrate ABC transporter permease: protein MMNNINFARMFIYSALLFFCLVYLMPLFVMVLTSFKTLPDIKAGNLMSLPKEWVFDAWYKAWDTACTGVKCEGIKGYFWNSFQMVIPAVAISTLLGAFNGYVVTKWQFRGSNLFFSLLLFGCFIPFQVVLLPMATMLGKMGLANTTIGLVIVHVIYGMAFTTLFFRNFYISIPDELIKAAKLDGAGFFTIFFKILLPISTPIIMVTVIWQFTAIWNDFLFGVVYSGSETQPITVALNNLVNTSTGVKEYNVDMAAAIIAALPTLLVYVFAGKYFVRGLTAGSVKG, encoded by the coding sequence ATGATGAACAACATCAACTTTGCTCGAATGTTTATCTATTCAGCACTGCTTTTCTTCTGCTTGGTTTACCTAATGCCACTGTTTGTGATGGTACTGACCTCATTCAAAACCCTGCCAGACATTAAGGCAGGTAACTTGATGAGTTTACCGAAAGAGTGGGTGTTTGATGCTTGGTATAAAGCGTGGGACACCGCGTGCACTGGCGTAAAATGTGAAGGCATCAAAGGCTACTTTTGGAATTCGTTCCAAATGGTGATTCCTGCGGTCGCGATCTCGACATTGCTCGGTGCATTCAACGGATACGTAGTAACAAAATGGCAGTTCAGAGGTTCAAACCTGTTCTTTAGCTTACTGTTGTTTGGCTGCTTTATTCCGTTCCAAGTCGTCCTTCTGCCAATGGCGACCATGCTTGGCAAGATGGGCTTGGCGAACACAACCATCGGCTTGGTGATTGTGCATGTTATCTACGGCATGGCGTTTACGACTCTGTTTTTCCGTAACTTCTACATCTCGATTCCAGATGAACTGATTAAAGCGGCAAAACTGGATGGTGCAGGGTTCTTCACCATTTTCTTTAAGATCTTATTACCGATCTCTACACCCATCATCATGGTGACGGTGATCTGGCAGTTCACCGCAATCTGGAACGATTTCTTGTTCGGGGTGGTGTATTCAGGCTCAGAGACTCAGCCAATCACCGTGGCATTAAATAACTTAGTCAATACCAGCACGGGCGTTAAAGAATACAACGTCGACATGGCTGCCGCTATTATCGCCGCACTGCCAACGCTGTTGGTGTATGTCTTCGCAGGAAAGTATTTTGTTCGTGGCCTAACGGCAGGATCAGTAAAAGGATAA
- the hflX gene encoding GTPase HflX: protein MKLTAKPSASNALLISITTPDFKGDEAKESLAELARLVTTLGFKVVGTQSQHHSSTQRQNVLGAGKLAEIAHLTGYQGSIEEAEDEDFIDESFDFRAGIDELDFDDLPSEDVEFGTADVVVFDCDLSPSQLRNVEAHLGVEVFDRTGIIIEIFSRHARTRTARLQVEIARLNYLVPRLRETADGDKERQMGQGAGETSLELDRRKVRDQIAALKRELVSVQDEMKNRRTQRSELFTVALVGYTNAGKSSMMRAMTATEVSGEDKLFATLDTTVRALQPITQPRILVSDTVGFIKKLPHDLVASFHSTLAEAHDASLLLYVVDASDVSFRAQLEVVHEVLAQVGVEGSEKLLVLNKCDRLSEEEQLELIEEFPDAMLTSTRDPLDITKLHKYIVGVAEQGMIEEEITIPYSGQGIIGEIRSNMSVVKEEYDYECIKLTVRSSAIDLARLKKRMQKS from the coding sequence ATGAAACTAACAGCAAAACCCTCAGCTAGTAACGCTTTACTTATTTCTATTACGACACCGGACTTCAAAGGTGACGAAGCAAAAGAGTCTCTTGCCGAACTTGCTCGCTTAGTAACAACCCTAGGGTTTAAAGTGGTCGGTACCCAATCACAGCACCACAGTTCAACACAACGACAAAACGTGTTGGGCGCAGGTAAGCTTGCAGAAATTGCACACTTAACCGGTTACCAAGGTTCGATTGAAGAAGCCGAAGATGAAGATTTTATCGATGAATCCTTTGATTTTCGCGCTGGTATCGATGAGTTAGATTTTGATGATCTTCCATCTGAAGACGTGGAATTTGGTACTGCTGACGTAGTGGTATTTGACTGTGATTTGAGCCCATCTCAACTGCGTAATGTAGAAGCGCATTTGGGTGTCGAAGTGTTTGACCGTACTGGTATCATCATCGAAATCTTCAGCCGCCATGCTCGTACTCGTACCGCACGTCTGCAAGTTGAAATCGCTCGCCTAAACTACCTAGTGCCTCGACTGCGTGAAACAGCCGACGGTGATAAAGAGCGTCAAATGGGTCAAGGTGCTGGTGAAACTTCACTAGAGCTAGACCGCCGTAAAGTACGTGACCAAATTGCTGCGCTTAAGCGTGAGTTGGTTAGTGTTCAAGACGAAATGAAGAACCGACGCACACAGCGTTCGGAGCTTTTCACTGTTGCTCTGGTTGGCTACACCAACGCGGGTAAATCTTCGATGATGCGCGCTATGACAGCAACCGAAGTGAGCGGTGAAGATAAGCTTTTCGCCACTCTAGACACCACGGTTCGTGCGCTTCAACCAATTACTCAGCCGCGTATTCTGGTTTCAGATACAGTAGGTTTCATCAAGAAACTGCCACACGATTTGGTTGCTTCGTTCCACTCTACGCTAGCAGAAGCGCATGATGCTTCATTACTGCTCTATGTGGTTGATGCTTCTGACGTTTCATTCCGCGCACAACTTGAGGTGGTACATGAAGTACTAGCGCAAGTGGGCGTTGAGGGCAGTGAAAAACTATTGGTACTGAACAAGTGCGATAGATTGAGCGAAGAAGAACAGTTAGAGCTGATTGAAGAATTCCCTGATGCCATGCTGACCTCAACGCGTGACCCGCTCGATATCACCAAACTGCACAAGTACATTGTGGGTGTGGCTGAACAAGGCATGATCGAAGAAGAGATCACGATTCCTTATTCTGGACAAGGCATCATCGGTGAGATTCGCTCAAACATGAGTGTGGTGAAGGAAGAGTACGACTACGAGTGTATTAAGCTGACTGTACGTTCAAGTGCAATTGATTTAGCGCGCTTGAAAAAACGTATGCAGAAGTCTTAA
- the pfaD gene encoding eicosapentaenoate synthase subunit PfaD: MTTQTTINNEKLSPWPWQIEENTTHFDSAAMSTILKDLSLACYVVNHPEKGLGVSQQAEITSGDSASAANSQPVSAFAPALGTQSLGDEEFRRCHGVKYAYYAGAMANGISSEELVIALGQAGILCSFGAAGLIPSRVEQAINRIQAALPNGPYAFNLIHSPSEPALERGSVELFLKHKVKTVEASAFLGLTPQIVHYRAAGLSRDAKGEIQIGNKVIAKVSRTEVASKFMQPAPVKMLQALVDEGRITAEQMELAQLVPMADDITAEADSGGHTDNRPLVTLLPTILALKEQIQAQYQFKTPLRVGCGGGVGTPDAALATFNMGAAYIVTGSINQACVEAGASEHTRKLLSTTEMADVTMAPAADMFEMGVKLQVVKRGTLFPMRANKLYEIYTRYDSIEAIPAEERQKLEKQVFRSTLDDIWAGTVAHFNERDPKQIERAEGNPKRKMALIFRWYLGLSSRWSNTGEQGREMDYQVWAGPALGAFNAWAKDSYLDDYQQRNAVDLAKHLMHGAAYLARVNLLTSQGIKLAPELARWKPTQRMA, from the coding sequence ATGACAACTCAAACTACAATTAATAACGAAAAGCTATCTCCGTGGCCTTGGCAGATTGAAGAGAACACAACTCACTTTGATAGCGCGGCCATGTCGACCATCTTAAAAGACTTGAGCCTTGCTTGTTACGTAGTAAACCATCCAGAAAAAGGCTTGGGCGTAAGCCAACAAGCTGAAATTACCTCGGGTGATTCAGCAAGTGCCGCAAACAGCCAACCTGTTAGCGCCTTTGCTCCTGCACTCGGTACACAAAGCTTGGGCGACGAAGAGTTTCGTCGCTGCCATGGCGTAAAATACGCGTACTACGCAGGCGCAATGGCCAACGGGATCTCATCCGAAGAACTTGTAATTGCGCTTGGTCAGGCTGGTATTCTTTGTTCATTTGGCGCGGCGGGCTTAATCCCGTCTCGCGTTGAGCAAGCGATCAACCGTATTCAAGCAGCGCTACCAAACGGTCCTTACGCGTTCAACCTGATTCACAGCCCAAGTGAACCAGCACTAGAGCGCGGCAGCGTAGAGCTATTTTTGAAGCACAAAGTGAAAACGGTTGAGGCTTCAGCCTTCTTAGGTTTAACACCGCAAATCGTTCACTATCGTGCTGCTGGCCTTAGCCGTGATGCAAAAGGTGAAATCCAGATCGGCAACAAAGTCATCGCAAAGGTGAGCCGTACCGAAGTGGCAAGCAAGTTCATGCAGCCTGCTCCTGTGAAAATGCTGCAAGCCTTGGTTGATGAGGGTCGAATCACAGCAGAACAGATGGAGCTAGCACAGTTGGTTCCAATGGCGGATGACATTACTGCAGAAGCCGATTCCGGTGGTCACACCGATAACCGCCCTCTGGTAACCCTACTGCCAACGATTCTTGCATTGAAAGAACAGATCCAAGCTCAGTACCAATTCAAAACACCGCTGCGTGTTGGTTGTGGTGGTGGCGTAGGCACGCCTGATGCCGCTCTAGCAACGTTTAACATGGGCGCGGCATACATTGTTACTGGTTCAATCAACCAAGCCTGTGTTGAGGCTGGCGCAAGCGAGCACACACGTAAGCTGCTTTCGACAACTGAAATGGCTGACGTGACTATGGCTCCGGCGGCAGACATGTTCGAGATGGGCGTGAAGCTGCAAGTGGTTAAGCGCGGTACCTTGTTCCCAATGCGTGCGAACAAGCTTTACGAGATCTACACGCGTTACGACTCCATTGAAGCGATTCCAGCTGAAGAACGCCAAAAGCTAGAGAAGCAGGTATTCCGTTCAACATTGGATGACATCTGGGCTGGTACAGTCGCGCACTTTAACGAGCGTGACCCTAAACAAATCGAACGCGCTGAAGGCAATCCGAAGCGTAAAATGGCGTTGATTTTCCGTTGGTACTTGGGTCTTTCTAGCCGTTGGTCAAACACCGGTGAACAAGGTCGTGAAATGGATTACCAAGTATGGGCAGGCCCTGCACTTGGCGCATTCAACGCATGGGCAAAAGACAGCTATCTAGATGATTACCAACAGCGTAATGCGGTCGACCTTGCAAAGCACCTGATGCACGGTGCGGCTTACTTAGCTCGTGTTAACCTGCTGACTTCGCAAGGTATCAAACTTGCCCCAGAACTAGCACGTTGGAAACCAACTCAAAGAATGGCGTAA